In the genome of Peptococcaceae bacterium 1198_IL3148, the window GAAATACCAACAAGCTGCTGCATGGTTAGCCAAGCAAGCCCAGAACCATGGAATCAAACTTGCTGAAGATGAAATAAAAGGTTTGGTGGAGTGGGCCTTGCGCGAGATCAAGGATGAGCTTGGGGAGCAGTGGGCCGATGGCTTGCAAAGTTGATGAGATGCGGGCGGACATTGCTAAGGTTAAAAATATTTGTTTTAGAGCTGAAAAGGTGACTGAGCCCCGCCAACTACAGCAGTTGCTAAAGCAGATTTGTAGCTATACAGCAGAATACATGACTAAATAAAAACCCCTAGTGATGTGGTCTATTAGTAGGCCATGTTGCTAGGGGTTTTTCTGTTTTTATATTATTCAATAACCCGTAGTTTTAGTGGTAATATGAAATTTATGTTTATGAACGACAAAAAACGACATAGTAAACAACATTGTTTTGATAGAATTAGCACATAGTTTTAAATTAATCTTAAAAGGGGATGTTATATAAATGCCTCGAATAGCAACGTTTATATATTCGGAAGATAGCCTTTCAGAACCCACGCCTCAAGGGCAACGGATGAATGTGGTTAACCCTCAATTGGTTTTTAGACCCTTATTTATTCCAAGTTTGTTTTCCTTTGCGATAACATTTGGCATTTCAGGAATGGATACAACTCAAGAAAACAAAATACAATTACTTTTCCGGAATCCAGATGACAGCGAGATATTAATTAATACAGACTTCACAATGCCAAAATCAGATGATGATTCCGAATTGCCTATTGAGGTACGTGGGGCTATGGTAAATATGAATCTTAGGAACGTTCCTTTTAAATCCGAGGGAACATATTCGACTGAAGTTATTGTTAATGGAGATTCGTTGGGCAGATTCCCTATATATGTTAAGGGGAAGGAACAAGTATGATTCAATTAGAATTTAACTATCCAAATGGTCCATCTACATCAGTAAGTCATGAGATCTGCGCAAAAGACACAGGCACATTAAGAAAGGCAACTTTATTTATTCAAAAAACAGTTATAGCCTCTGTTGTTGCTGGTTCTTTAATTATTTTACCTCATGGAGCAGATGCTAACATTAGGAACTTAGGTGTATCAGGAGAAAGTAATCACTCTATAAAAACTGAAATTGGGTATGGTCATAAGGTACAAAAAGTTGTTGGTGAGAACGATGTTTTTAAAGATAAAAATTTTTATACAGCAAGAGAAATGGCAGACGTAAATGTTTCAGAATATGTAAAAATAAGCAACATAAAAAACTCCGCTGCATTTGATGAAAATGTATTCATTAAACCAGAAATCGGCTATAATATAAAGAACCAATTAATTAATAGTATTACGCTGGGTGATATGAGTACATGGATGGAGGGGATGTTTATGAAAAATAATAAAAAAGATAATGTAAAACATCCCGTTAAAAAATGTAAAGCATCAGTCCGTGTTAAAAATCATGAACCAATGAAAATTAAGGACACGTTTGTAGATTTTGGCGTTGAGCGATTGATCATAAAACAATCAATTAAGAAAAAAATTACAGCTACAGTGCGTCGCGCAGAGCCAGTTAAAAAGATTTATGGTTAAGGGGGCTTCAGCGTGCAGTGGTATCAGGAAGTAGATTCTCACGAACCAATTAGTCAAGGAGATATTTTTCTTAACGTTCCTTTCTTTAGCGTGGACGTTAATTCTGTTGACTTAGAAAAAATAGATGATTCAACATCCATTGAAATTGAAATGGAGCGGATTAATTTAGTTGTATTAACTCAAGCTTGTGATCTTCAGGATGGAGTTAGCGAGGTAGTTGTTGCAGAAATTGAGGATATTAAAACCATGGAAGTTGTTGGGTCGAGGTATGATTTTGTGTGCAGTGTACATGCTGGAAGAAGGCCAAATTATGCTTTAATTGGAAAACATGAAAGTGAAGATGATAGGTTAAACATGAATTTTCAAATCGTAGATTTTTCTGATCTGCATACCATCCCTTTTGATTTTATCAGAAAATACAGCGAACAGTATGGCAGAAGGTTAAAATTAAATACACCTCATAGAGAACTGCTTTCCCAGCAATTTGGTAATTATTTTTCTAGAATCGGTCTGCCAAATGAAGACTTCATAAGTAAAACAGATCTGAAAGAAGCCCTTAAATAATAACTCACCTTTGTGTGAGTTATTATTTTTCCAAAGCGACCATTTAAAATTGGTCTATAATTATATTAGTAATTTAGTCCACAGGCTTGCTGGGTCACTAGGAACCCAGCGATGCTCCTTATTTGGTCAGTAATAGGTATACCAAAACCCAAATCAGAGCTAAAGCCTCTGGACTAATATACATATTTAAGCCTCCATATTTAACTTATAATTGTATTATTGCTCGTTAATAAATAGTTTATACCAGTTCAAAAGCAGATAACTCCAAGAAAAGCGGTGCAAGGGGATATGGGCAATCCTCTAATAGCATCGTTTTTCTGTTTTCTGCAGGACTATCGACACTTAACGTTGAACCACACTCCAAAAGCAATCAGGAGCAAAAACAATGTACACGTTATTCATACTCCAAACAATCTGGTTTGTGTTATTCTATCGCTGGTGCCGTCTCCCCAGGTGGCTGCAGATCATTGGTGCCAGCGTAAGTATTAACGAAGCTTATTTAATAGAAGTAATGTTTATTAGAGAGGTGACCACCAATGCCGCCAACCCGCGAGGAATTATATGCAGCTATAGAAAAAGTCAAAGCAGAAATAGTTGATGTAAAGGAGCGCTGGAAGGCGGCTGCCGATCCAGTCGAAGAGCGCCGGCTGAAACGAAAGCTGAAAGAGTTACAGTATCTGCAACTATGGCAGATGGACATGGTGCAGAATATGTATGATCAGGAAAGGAAACGTTAAACATCATCCTCAAAATTAGCCCTGCCACATGGTAGGGTTTTTCCTTTTATAGTACTCATTAAGTAACGCATCCAGTTGCTGGCTAACCTGCACTACATCTTCATGGCCAAAACCTTTCTCCTCAGCTAACCTGTGCATTTTCCTCCGCGATTCTTCAATTTTTATCAGTAATTGAGCAAAATTTTGCATTGTTATCCCCTTTCAACACAACAGTTTCAATTTTAACATATGTATGTCAGGAAAAATGTCGAAACCAGTCTTTGTTAAGTAAAATTAATATATTTCATACAGAACAAATGTTTGCTATAATGTAATAGGGTGAATTAAATGAATGTCTTGGTAGATGGTGGTAAAAAATATTTATACGTGCTCTTATCTACAGACATAGGTAAAGATATACCGGGCGGTTTAATACACGCGTTGGAGAAATATAACACTGACTACTCTCCAAGAGAGTGGAAAATGGAACGCGCTTGGTTAGGATTTCGGCTGGCCTATAATTTCGATGATGTTGACTATGTTATTAAAGCGTTAAATCATCATGGCATCAGTGCCGGCCCTTTACTTAAGTTGTGGAATGATCTTAAGGAGGATAAATGATACCATGGTTACCGATGAACAAATAATTAATGCAATTATAGAATTAAGTGGAAAGGGATACCCGCCAAGTATTAGAGAGATTGGCAAGCTCGTTGGATTAAGGTCCAGCAGCACTATCCATGCTAGACTAGCTAAGTTGCGTAAAGCGGGGATAGTTGAATGGGAACAGGGGCAGCCAAGAACGTTAAGAGTGGTTAGTAAATACGCATAAAGAAAACCCTGCCAATTAGACAGGGTTTATATCTATTAAGGTTTGCAAACGCCACAAGGTGCGTAGCCTTGGGCTTGTGCATCTGCAGCATCTTTAAACCAAACTTTATTTTCTGCAGTTATCTTTTCAGCATAGCGACAGCCTGGTTCATGGTATTTATCTGATTCAGCACTGCCAACAAACTGGCCAGTAGTGACAGCTGGTACTTGTGGCGTTGGCTCTGGTTTAGGTGTAACAATTGGTACTGGTTTTGTTTGTACTGGGGCAGGTTGAACTACCGGTGCTGTGCGATTATATTGAGTAGCTACTGAATATGTTTTGCCATCCGTAATCACAACAATATG includes:
- a CDS encoding aspartyl-phosphate phosphatase Spo0E family protein; this encodes MQNFAQLLIKIEESRRKMHRLAEEKGFGHEDVVQVSQQLDALLNEYYKRKNPTMWQG